A stretch of DNA from Bacillota bacterium:
GTTGACCACAGCGTGGAAAAACTGGACGCAATGGCCGCCCGGGTGCAAGCCTTCTTTGCCCAAAATGCTCCGGTTTCCCGACATGACTTGGCCATTGACGGACGGGATTTACTTGCTGCGGGGATTCCCGAGGGACCGGAGCTGGGTAGAATCCTCGCCCAGCTTACGGAAGCTGTGCTGGACAATCCCGGGCTCAATCAGCGAGAACAATTGCTCAACATGGCGCGTGAACTGCATAAAAATTAAATGCGCCGCTGGGGTGCATTTAATCGTCTCAGCTGCTGAGGCGGAACATGTAAACAGATTGCTGTTTATCTACGCTGATTATGGTATATTCGTAAAAAAGCATTAGTGGGGTCTATTATGCAAAAACAACTAACGCTCAACGAAAATCAATTTGTGGCCGGAATGAGGAGTGGCATTCCAATTGCCATTGGTTATATTCCCATCGCCCTGGCCTTCGGTCTGTTGGCTAAGTCCGGCGGAGTGCCCAATCACGTCGCGGTCCTCCTATCCATGTTAGTTTTTGCCGGCGCCAGCCAGTTCGTGGCTGTAAACATGCTGATTGCCGGCATCAATCCCTGGCAAATTGTAATAACCACTTTTATCTTGAACTTCCGCCACTTTCTGATGTCTTCATCACTGGCCCTGCGCCTGGAGCCCGGCATTTCCCGGGGCATGCTCAGCCTTTTGTCATTTGGCATTACAGATGAGACATTTTCAGTGGCGTCTCTCAGTGAACGGGACAAGCTGCCTCTGTCCTATGTTTTGGGGCTCGCTGTCACCGGTTACGGCGCCTGGAATTTAGGGACAATTGCGGGTGTGCTGGTTGCATCCGGTCTGCCTCCCCTGCTTGCTGACAGCATGGGGATTGCCCTCTACGCAATGTTTATTGGCCTGCTGGTGCCGGCGGCCGTAAAATCTC
This window harbors:
- a CDS encoding AzlC family ABC transporter permease, translating into MQKQLTLNENQFVAGMRSGIPIAIGYIPIALAFGLLAKSGGVPNHVAVLLSMLVFAGASQFVAVNMLIAGINPWQIVITTFILNFRHFLMSSSLALRLEPGISRGMLSLLSFGITDETFSVASLSERDKLPLSYVLGLAVTGYGAWNLGTIAGVLVASGLPPLLADSMGIALYAMFIGLLVPAAVKSLPLVMVAVTAMAARSLLRWLPFVDISPGWEIIVCTILGAGVGAIFYPERGDDNE